The Acidobacteriota bacterium region AACATGCACCGCAGGCGATGGTGATGAAGAGGACAGGAAATAGATTGCCGATCTGGGGACTGGACCAACCGAGGTGGGCCGGCCAGGCGGACGGCAATCCACCGAAGAGCATCCCCATGACCCCGGCGGCCACCGAAGCATACAACAGGTAGGACGACAGGTAATCCCGCGGCTGGAGCAGAATCCAGACCGGCGTGGTGGATGCGATGAAGCAGTACACCAGCAGGACGACGCCCCAAAATGCGGTGGGGTCCATACCGATCGAATGGGCCAGACGGCTGGCTTCCAATGGGAGTTTGTGGCCGACCCATATCCCGGCGAAAACCGCAGGGACGAAGATCAGGGATGCCAGCCAGATCCGGAGTTTTAAACGATACAGGCACAGACCAAAACCGATAGCCAACAGGATGTACAGCGCCGAGGCCGACGCGACGGGGCCACTCTCCACAAAGGTGGCCGCGGTCAGGTCGGCGAACACAACCAGCACGTACACCAGGCACAACCAGATGAAGATCAGCATGAGCCGATAGGCCAGGGGCGACATGTACTCCCGGGCGATCTCCGCCACGGAGCGGGCCTTGTGTCGCACCGAGGCCATGAGCGCAGAAAAATCATGGACTCCGCCGATGAAGATGGAGCCGATCACCACCCACAAGAGGGCCGGCAGCCATCCGAAGGCGATCGCGGCGATGATGGGTCCCACGATGGGGCCGGCGCCGGCGATCGATGAAAAATGATGTCCCAGCAGAACCGGGCTGGGTGCCGGCACGCGATCCACGCCATCGGAGTCGGTGTGAGCGGGAGTGGGGCGCCGGTCATCCACGTCGAAACGGCGCTCCAGCCAGCGTCCGTAAAAACGGTAAGCCAGACCGAACAGCAACAGGCTGCCCAGAAAAATCAGCGGTAGCATGATCACTCCTGTAGGATGCAGTCAAGCAGCGCCGGCTGAGTAACCGACATAACGGTGCAGTGTAGCACGGTGATCAAGCGGGAGTGTGCGGTGGATCACATCGGATCAATACACCCGGAATTCAATGAAGATCGGGTAGTATTCGCCGTCGGACCCCAGGGCAATTTTATAAGTGCCACGGCCACCAACGCAGCGGATGCTCGCCCGGAACATGTCGTCCCGCCACTTGGGACGCAGGAACGATTTACCCATGTAGTACGATCCGTCGCCCTGGACGATCTTAGCGTTCGCGTCCGGGTACACGACGATCACCCGGAGTTTGTCCTTGGGCAGGTTGCCCATGGATTTGAATTCAAGTTCCACCCGCTGGCCGTAGCGGACGTCGGTCTTGACGGGAGACACGAGCTTGCCGAGGGGGAAGGCGAAATTCTGAGTGCCGAAATACTTGGTGGCGGCGGCATGGGCGATCCCGACACCGATATGGGTGAAATCGGAACTGAGGATGTTCGCCCGGTGGCCGGGTGAATTCATCCAGGACTCCATGAGGTTAAACGCGATTTCGGACTCGGTGGTGCCGAATCCGGTGGCGATATTCTCGGCAAAGCGGACGGCCAGGAGTTCCGGATAATACTTCAGGCGTCGCTGGTCGGGAGAGTGCGCCTCATGATCGGTGTGGGAAAAGAACCGAAAATCCCGCATATTGCCGGAGTGCCGCCGGGCCAGGTCGGCCAGCCCGTCGTCGTAGCGGTAGGAGTCGAGACCGCGCTCCGCTCGCGCCCAATTCACCAATCGAAAAACTTCCAGCTCGATCCGGGCAACGTCCAGATGAAGCATCATGTTGGGCGGGCGGCTGCCCAGGAGTGCGGGTACCGCGAAGAGGAGGACGCTGACGATCTGGATGATGCTCCGTGGTTTCATGGTGACTGGTGATCCTTATACTTCCCGAACTGGAGCTATGTTTCCCGTCTGCTGTCCAAAACCTTGCCAACCCGGCTGCGATTCAGGGCAGCTCGCGCTGGCCGGTGCGCGTCAGTCGGTCCTGCGCGATATCATACCGGTAGCTGAACTCGGTCCCGCAACAGGATCCGCTGAAGGAAAAAACGGCCGGACCTTCCCAGCCGATAAACCGGTGGATCCTGGACGGATCACCGGCACGGAGAGGGCGATCGTAGGCGCCCATGTCCCGCCACGGTTTTCGCCAATCGATCCAGAGATGCCCGCTGCTGTGTACCCAGTCGGCGGCGCGGAAGATCTTGAATCCGTCCCATTGACTGGTCAGAATGACCGCGTATCGGCCATCGGGTGACCACACCTGGAAAAACCAGCTGCCCAGCATGGTTTCATCCGTGGGTATCCGATCAAACTCGCCGGTGACCGTATGCAGGATATAGACTGAACTTGTGGCCACCGGCTGGGGCGGCACCAACAGGAGGCTGTCAGGCGGTTCATCGGTCGTGAACACCGCCGCCAGCGGATAGATCGGATTGGCGATGACAGCCATCACCGTCTCCATGAAGCGGACGGTGAAAGTGGTGCCGTCTGCATGCCGGATCTGCAGCTCCGAGGCTCCCATCTTGCGCACGTCCAGCGGCGCTGTGGCCTCAGCCGGCGGACCCGCTGGCGGCCAGGTCAGCGACAGGCCACCAGCCAAGATGAGGGCGACGATTTGGAACAGCATCCACACTTTCATGACACCGGCACCTGGTTCCATTCTATCCCGATACTCACTAGGATGCGGGGGGGGGAGTTCAGACTGATCAGATGCGGAGATGCGGCTTGGCGTTTGCTTCTTCCGATAGTGGGCGACGAGCGGATGGATACAGACGATGGCAAACCCGAGTGCGGCGAGCAGGCTCACCCACGCCGCGGCGAGGCGCAGCGGTGTGGCACCGAAGCGGATTTCCAGGGTATGACGTCCGGCGGGGACGGCAACGAGGAGTTTTCCCGTACCTGATTCCGCGGTCACCGGGAGCGTCAAACCCTGTTCGTTGCGGGCGGACCAGCCGGAATAGTACCAGGTGCGCAGCGCGATGGCGCCGGATGTCGCCGCCTGGATGTCGATGCGCCGACGCTCGGATTCCCAGGCGATGACTTTCCCGCTGATCTGTCCACGAGCCACGGTCACCAGGGCGTCGTCTGCGCGCTGCGGTGTGAGCTCGGAACCCCGGGGTGGATAATCGGCCGGCAGCCGCCGGAATGCAACAATCTGCTTGAGAATGAGGTGGGGGGGGGCAAACCCGTTCATCTGGATGCAAGATAGGCTGAGCATGCCCATCAGCAGGGTCAGAACCAGACAGAAGCCGGCAAAGGCATACCGCACCCACCCGAAGCGGTTCTTGGACCGCCACACCACGGCCAATGCCAGCGCGGTGATGGCGCTGCCGGACACGGCGAGATGGTCCAGCAGCCGCCAGGGGAGTTGGAGAGTCGCCAAGGCGGG contains the following coding sequences:
- a CDS encoding carbon starvation protein A, translated to MLPLIFLGSLLLFGLAYRFYGRWLERRFDVDDRRPTPAHTDSDGVDRVPAPSPVLLGHHFSSIAGAGPIVGPIIAAIAFGWLPALLWVVIGSIFIGGVHDFSALMASVRHKARSVAEIAREYMSPLAYRLMLIFIWLCLVYVLVVFADLTAATFVESGPVASASALYILLAIGFGLCLYRLKLRIWLASLIFVPAVFAGIWVGHKLPLEASRLAHSIGMDPTAFWGVVLLVYCFIASTTPVWILLQPRDYLSSYLLYASVAAGVMGMLFGGLPSAWPAHLGWSSPQIGNLFPVLFITIACGAC
- a CDS encoding CAP domain-containing protein, producing the protein MKPRSIIQIVSVLLFAVPALLGSRPPNMMLHLDVARIELEVFRLVNWARAERGLDSYRYDDGLADLARRHSGNMRDFRFFSHTDHEAHSPDQRRLKYYPELLAVRFAENIATGFGTTESEIAFNLMESWMNSPGHRANILSSDFTHIGVGIAHAAATKYFGTQNFAFPLGKLVSPVKTDVRYGQRVELEFKSMGNLPKDKLRVIVVYPDANAKIVQGDGSYYMGKSFLRPKWRDDMFRASIRCVGGRGTYKIALGSDGEYYPIFIEFRVY